The following proteins come from a genomic window of Herpetosiphon gulosus:
- a CDS encoding phosphatidate cytidylyltransferase, with product MGTRIASALVLAPVVLIIVWLGGWWTTGLIAVAVVIGIYEIQRILRVGGYHPRLPLAIGLGLAFVAAAVAQPQTNVNLTGAVVTLGAMASLIYEISRRERTGALDAWAASLGSAIYAGAMLSHFVLLRAATSPTLSGGPLSSLNIETGAAWIYATFAVTWASDTGAYFAGRTFGKHKLAPVLSPKKTWEGFVGGTIASIAAGIGIVALLGMPLTLVQAIILGVIGAGGGTLGDLAESLLKRQAGVKDSGNLIPGHGGLLDRVDSLLFTAPLVYYVLVAWL from the coding sequence TTGGGCACGCGAATTGCAAGCGCTTTGGTATTAGCTCCAGTCGTATTGATCATTGTGTGGTTGGGCGGTTGGTGGACAACGGGCCTAATTGCCGTCGCAGTCGTGATCGGCATCTATGAAATTCAGCGGATTTTGCGAGTTGGTGGCTATCATCCACGTTTGCCATTAGCGATTGGCCTTGGTTTGGCCTTTGTGGCTGCGGCAGTAGCTCAACCACAAACCAACGTTAATTTAACCGGAGCCGTCGTGACCTTGGGCGCGATGGCTAGTTTGATCTATGAAATTAGTCGGCGGGAACGCACAGGCGCTCTTGATGCTTGGGCAGCCAGTTTGGGCAGCGCAATTTATGCTGGCGCAATGCTTAGCCATTTTGTTTTGCTGCGTGCTGCAACCAGCCCAACCCTCAGTGGCGGCCCGCTCAGCTCGCTCAATATTGAAACGGGTGCTGCTTGGATCTATGCCACCTTCGCCGTGACTTGGGCCTCAGATACTGGAGCCTATTTTGCAGGCCGCACCTTTGGTAAACATAAGCTGGCTCCAGTGCTTAGCCCCAAAAAAACTTGGGAAGGCTTTGTGGGCGGTACAATCGCCTCAATTGCTGCCGGAATTGGGATTGTGGCACTCTTAGGTATGCCATTAACCCTCGTTCAAGCAATTATTCTGGGGGTGATTGGGGCGGGTGGTGGCACGCTCGGCGATTTGGCTGAATCGTTGTTAAAACGCCAAGCAGGAGTCAAAGATTCTGGCAATCTGATTCCTGGCCATGGCGGCTTGCTTGATCGGGTTGATTCGCTGCTGTTCACTGCGCCGTTGGTCTACTATGTGTTGGTGGCTTGGCTCTAA
- a CDS encoding DinB family protein, whose product MQALTVIKGLLAYNADFDQRIWSSIEGLSDEQFCADYPYSQGSLRNHLVHIASVERAWLTGLQTGERPKHLDPLEYPTIASVRDVFNQMRSQVTTYVDQLSDEQLADVLPGMNLAHWQVLVQLANHATDHRAQILRILHDYGQKTFDQDIVLHFWGR is encoded by the coding sequence ATGCAAGCATTGACGGTTATCAAAGGCTTATTGGCTTACAACGCCGATTTTGATCAACGGATTTGGAGTAGTATTGAGGGCTTGAGTGACGAACAATTTTGCGCTGATTACCCCTATTCGCAGGGTTCGTTGCGCAATCATTTGGTGCATATCGCCAGCGTCGAACGAGCATGGCTTACAGGTTTGCAAACAGGTGAGCGGCCAAAACATCTTGATCCGCTGGAATATCCAACGATTGCCAGCGTGCGCGACGTGTTTAATCAGATGCGCAGCCAAGTAACCACCTATGTCGATCAATTGAGCGATGAGCAATTGGCCGACGTATTGCCAGGCATGAATTTGGCCCACTGGCAGGTTTTAGTCCAACTTGCCAATCATGCAACCGATCATCGGGCACAAATCTTGCGAATATTGCATGATTATGGCCAAAAAACCTTCGATCAAGATATTGTGTTGCATTTTTGGGGACGTTAA
- a CDS encoding MFS transporter — translation MEQQDINANVRHNVVVNVADGAFFGAATGIASFVTVIPLFMHTLTDSATLIGLVSAIHSVGWQLPQLLTARRVASLRRYKPMVLLMTINERLPFFGLALIAWFAADLGRELALWLAYILLIWQGLGGGVTATAWQTMIGKIMPHRWRGTFFGVQSAAANLLASVGAVAAGVILDKLPSPLDFVVCFGVSGVAMFISWSFLAWTKEPSREPEHTHGSQRDFWASIANILKRDRNFRWFLASRIISQLGLMATAFFTVYAVQRFGLDDQTAGIMTALYLIIQTVANPIMGWLGDRIGYRRVMEVGALLALVAGMGAWLAPALGWFYLIFAIAGVANVAFWTMAMAMTLEFGSLAERPSYIGLANTLTAPATLVAPLIGGWLADSAGYNYTFALAAAGGLLTWLILRFAVRDPQSAHMIEAHAEPQVVVAS, via the coding sequence ATGGAGCAGCAGGACATCAACGCCAACGTGCGGCATAATGTGGTCGTGAATGTGGCCGATGGGGCATTTTTTGGGGCGGCCACGGGCATCGCCTCGTTTGTGACGGTTATTCCGCTATTTATGCATACCTTGACCGATTCGGCCACCTTGATTGGCTTGGTTTCGGCAATTCACTCGGTTGGTTGGCAGTTACCCCAATTATTAACTGCTCGGCGCGTTGCTTCGTTGCGGCGTTACAAACCCATGGTGCTGCTCATGACGATCAACGAGCGCTTGCCCTTTTTTGGTTTAGCCTTGATTGCCTGGTTTGCTGCTGATTTAGGCCGCGAATTAGCCTTGTGGCTGGCCTATATTTTGTTGATTTGGCAGGGCTTGGGCGGTGGCGTAACCGCGACCGCTTGGCAAACCATGATCGGCAAAATTATGCCGCATCGCTGGCGTGGTACGTTCTTTGGGGTGCAATCAGCCGCTGCCAATTTGCTCGCCAGCGTTGGGGCGGTCGCTGCTGGGGTTATTTTGGATAAATTACCCTCGCCGCTTGATTTCGTGGTCTGTTTTGGGGTTTCAGGTGTGGCGATGTTTATTTCGTGGTCGTTTTTGGCTTGGACTAAAGAACCAAGCCGCGAGCCAGAACATACCCATGGCAGCCAACGTGATTTTTGGGCCAGCATCGCCAATATTCTCAAGCGCGATCGTAATTTTCGCTGGTTTTTGGCCTCGCGGATTATCTCGCAGCTTGGCTTGATGGCGACGGCATTTTTCACAGTATATGCAGTGCAACGCTTCGGGCTTGATGATCAGACTGCTGGCATTATGACCGCGCTCTATTTAATCATCCAAACGGTTGCCAACCCAATCATGGGCTGGCTTGGCGATCGGATTGGCTATCGGCGGGTAATGGAAGTTGGAGCATTGTTAGCCTTAGTTGCAGGCATGGGTGCGTGGTTAGCACCAGCTTTGGGTTGGTTTTATTTAATTTTTGCGATTGCTGGGGTGGCCAACGTTGCCTTTTGGACGATGGCCATGGCTATGACTTTAGAGTTCGGCAGCCTTGCTGAGCGGCCAAGCTACATTGGTTTAGCCAACACCTTGACTGCTCCAGCAACTTTAGTCGCACCGTTGATTGGCGGTTGGTTGGCTGATTCAGCGGGCTACAATTACACGTTTGCGCTAGCGGCAGCTGGCGGTTTGCTAACGTGGCTGATTCTACGTTTTGCCGTGCGCGATCCCCAATCTGCCCACATGATCGAAGCTCATGCTGAGCCACAGGTAGTTGTGGCTTCGTAA
- a CDS encoding ATP-binding protein encodes MSTLALFSSLAQTLLATTPFEQRMQHCFGLLADSYPQLDLRLTLLNEPDARPQVVLPLHRTSAVWDNTRMMQVVRRRQPVVIDQHTAPALPPSPFTTSAIVASEWQADIQCYLGLPIQWEGRLWGVLEARRNGTFSASERTLLSNLLPLLATAIGEAHWGRPIHHTSSEQQLDVRALTHDLEIAPDVTTLLTTLLQRAIHSVKASAGAINLVDREHGEYRLIASQGYPPTAGISERTSWPWNVGVVGRVARTGKAALLTDIAHDSEWQLSTPDVRAEIVVPVRVEGEAWAVLVLSTNREPIFSTRDLYFIQALADVAARPLQRATSYSELLEARMQLQQTLASLPLGLALTDGEGRILRTNPAWYQLWQIEQPADETALYLPWDILPLLLKRLSHPLELTDFFAECQAQPDETLELALRLSEPLQDLKLRSTPVKDAQHQITGRLVVIEDVTREREIDKMKNEFVSVVSHELRTPLTSILGYTELLLAREFKPIERQEFVQTVYDQANQLSKMVDDLLNLSRLDAGQIKLNRWVVSLHQIIREITKQLNEMLSEKHRLLIDIPEGIPPIFADKDKVRQILTNLLSNAIKYSPNGGQVALIVRELRKVPPGAPPLPNERSVIIAVRDQGMGISEEDLPKLFTRFFRVDNSTTRKIGGTGLGLSITKALIELHGGRIWATSTLGRGTTFWVTLPIATELARRG; translated from the coding sequence ATGTCAACGCTTGCTTTATTTAGTAGCCTAGCCCAAACCTTGCTTGCAACCACACCTTTTGAACAGCGCATGCAGCATTGTTTTGGGCTGTTGGCGGATAGCTATCCTCAGCTTGATTTACGCTTAACCTTATTAAACGAGCCTGATGCTCGTCCGCAAGTGGTTTTGCCGTTGCATCGCACCAGCGCCGTTTGGGATAACACCCGTATGATGCAGGTGGTGCGGCGGCGACAACCAGTCGTGATCGATCAACACACTGCTCCAGCCTTGCCGCCAAGCCCATTTACTACCAGCGCGATTGTTGCCAGCGAATGGCAAGCCGATATACAGTGCTATTTGGGGTTGCCGATTCAGTGGGAAGGCCGCTTGTGGGGCGTGTTGGAAGCCCGTCGCAACGGCACATTTAGCGCTAGCGAACGCACCTTATTGAGCAATTTGTTGCCCTTGCTGGCCACCGCGATCGGCGAAGCCCACTGGGGGCGACCGATTCATCATACCAGCAGCGAGCAGCAGCTTGATGTACGGGCATTAACCCACGATTTAGAAATTGCCCCCGATGTTACAACGTTGTTGACCACGCTCTTGCAGCGGGCCATCCACAGCGTCAAAGCCAGTGCTGGAGCGATTAATTTGGTTGATCGTGAGCATGGCGAATATCGCTTGATTGCCTCGCAGGGCTATCCGCCAACCGCTGGAATTAGCGAACGAACGTCGTGGCCTTGGAATGTTGGGGTGGTGGGGCGGGTGGCGCGAACTGGCAAGGCTGCTTTGTTAACCGATATTGCTCATGATAGCGAATGGCAACTTTCTACGCCCGATGTGCGGGCCGAAATCGTTGTGCCGGTGCGGGTCGAGGGCGAGGCATGGGCGGTGCTGGTGCTTTCGACCAATCGTGAGCCAATCTTTAGCACTCGCGATCTTTATTTTATTCAGGCCTTGGCTGATGTGGCGGCGCGGCCATTGCAACGGGCAACCAGTTATAGCGAATTGCTCGAAGCCCGCATGCAATTGCAACAAACCTTGGCTAGCTTACCACTGGGCTTGGCCTTGACCGATGGCGAAGGCCGGATTTTGCGCACCAATCCAGCATGGTATCAGCTTTGGCAAATTGAGCAGCCTGCCGATGAAACTGCGCTGTATTTGCCATGGGATATTTTGCCCTTGCTACTCAAACGGCTGTCGCATCCCTTGGAATTGACCGATTTTTTTGCTGAATGCCAAGCCCAACCCGATGAAACCCTCGAATTAGCCCTGCGTTTGAGCGAACCATTGCAAGATCTAAAGTTGCGTTCAACCCCAGTTAAAGATGCCCAGCACCAAATTACTGGGCGCTTGGTGGTGATTGAAGATGTGACCCGCGAACGTGAAATCGACAAGATGAAGAATGAGTTTGTGTCGGTGGTATCGCATGAATTGCGCACCCCGCTAACCTCGATTTTGGGCTATACCGAGTTGCTGTTAGCGCGTGAATTCAAGCCGATTGAACGTCAAGAGTTTGTGCAAACCGTCTATGATCAAGCCAACCAACTCTCGAAGATGGTCGATGATCTGTTGAATCTTTCGCGTTTGGATGCAGGCCAGATCAAGCTGAATCGTTGGGTGGTGTCGCTGCACCAAATTATTCGTGAAATTACCAAGCAACTCAACGAAATGCTGTCTGAAAAGCATCGTTTGTTAATTGACATTCCCGAGGGCATTCCGCCAATCTTTGCTGATAAAGATAAAGTGCGTCAGATTTTGACCAACTTGCTCTCGAACGCGATCAAATATTCGCCCAATGGTGGCCAAGTGGCATTAATTGTGCGTGAATTGCGCAAAGTGCCGCCTGGTGCACCGCCCTTGCCCAACGAGCGCTCAGTGATTATTGCAGTGCGCGACCAAGGCATGGGCATTTCCGAAGAAGATTTGCCTAAGCTGTTCACGCGCTTTTTCCGTGTCGATAACTCAACCACCCGCAAAATTGGCGGTACAGGCTTAGGCTTGTCGATCACCAAAGCCTTAATCGAATTGCATGGCGGGCGAATTTGGGCCACTAGCACGCTTGGTCGTGGCACAACCTTTTGGGTAACCTTGCCAATTGCCACCGAGCTAGCCCGCCGAGGGTAA
- a CDS encoding ROK family protein → MAILGIDIGGSGIKGALVDVVQGTMIGERLRISTPQPATPEAVAQTVQQLVQQLNWHGPIGCTFPAIVKNGYTLSAANVDQTWIGANADQLFEQATGCPFHMLNDADAAGLAEMKYGAGKEHNGVVMMLTFGTGIGSALFVQGLLVPNTELGHLEIRGKDAEHRASDRVREEKGWDWPKWAEKVNEVLARIEALFSPDLLIMGGGVSKRFDKFGQYLQTKAPLVPATLQNNAGIIGAALAASELFEQGHQIPHAH, encoded by the coding sequence ATGGCAATTTTGGGCATTGATATTGGTGGTTCAGGCATCAAAGGGGCGCTGGTCGATGTCGTGCAAGGCACGATGATTGGCGAGCGCCTGCGAATTAGCACGCCCCAACCAGCAACCCCCGAGGCAGTTGCACAAACTGTTCAGCAATTAGTGCAGCAATTAAATTGGCATGGCCCAATTGGCTGTACCTTTCCGGCAATCGTCAAAAATGGCTATACCCTCAGCGCCGCCAATGTCGATCAAACCTGGATTGGCGCAAATGCTGATCAATTGTTTGAGCAAGCGACTGGCTGCCCGTTTCATATGCTCAACGATGCCGATGCGGCGGGCTTGGCCGAAATGAAATATGGCGCGGGCAAGGAACATAACGGTGTGGTGATGATGCTGACCTTTGGCACTGGCATTGGCAGCGCCTTATTCGTCCAAGGCTTGTTGGTGCCAAATACCGAGCTGGGCCACTTGGAAATTCGCGGCAAAGATGCTGAACATCGCGCTTCGGATCGGGTGCGCGAGGAAAAAGGCTGGGATTGGCCGAAATGGGCCGAGAAGGTCAACGAGGTTTTAGCTCGCATCGAAGCGCTCTTTTCGCCCGATTTGTTGATTATGGGCGGTGGTGTTAGCAAGCGCTTTGATAAATTTGGCCAGTATTTGCAAACCAAAGCACCCTTGGTTCCAGCCACACTGCAAAATAATGCTGGAATTATCGGCGCTGCCTTGGCCGCCAGCGAACTATTCGAGCAGGGTCACCAAATTCCGCACGCCCACTAA
- a CDS encoding DUF6086 family protein, which produces MMGMAYEYDPWFLAETSEEGDNILLWQVGLNAGQLFFAQIQAFEKMFRQPSGFYTYSAGDVILNQPAQLKALIEAMLGYYNSTNHPLRPLLFDTSIQILLVLYRRAIGEWLLAPAELMATIEQIEIAMGRGCLKRDG; this is translated from the coding sequence ATGATGGGAATGGCTTATGAATATGATCCATGGTTTTTAGCTGAAACGAGCGAAGAAGGTGACAACATTCTACTTTGGCAGGTTGGACTTAATGCTGGTCAACTTTTCTTTGCGCAAATTCAAGCCTTTGAAAAAATGTTTCGTCAGCCCAGTGGCTTTTATACATATTCAGCAGGTGATGTTATTCTCAATCAACCAGCCCAATTAAAAGCCTTGATTGAGGCAATGCTCGGTTATTACAACTCAACCAACCACCCATTACGCCCACTCTTATTTGATACATCAATCCAGATTTTATTGGTGTTGTATCGACGGGCTATAGGCGAGTGGCTGCTAGCGCCAGCCGAGCTTATGGCTACTATTGAGCAAATTGAGATCGCGATGGGTCGGGGTTGTCTCAAGCGTGATGGTTAG